The Actinomycetota bacterium genome window below encodes:
- a CDS encoding glutamate--tRNA ligase, with protein sequence MSVRVRIAPSPTGPLHIGNLRSALFNWLFARHEGGVFIVRIDDTDSVRSHREYEDDAQESLRWLGLDWDEGVGVGGPHGSYRQSDRLDRYREVADALLDQGKAYRCFCTPDELTRRRELARAQGGFSGYDGVCRLIDPEEAAQRKDSGEASALRLAVPRPGETRFQDLVRGEMRFDHADVDDFILLRSDGSPTYHLASTVDDVDYGITHVVRGEDLLSSTPKHILITKAMGAPVATYAHLPLLFGPDGKKLSKRHGDVSVQAYRDRGILPEAMFNYLALLGWSYEPDVTVFTKEQAVERFDLADVSKNPAVFDPAKLEWMNGVYIRNLDADGFVSRAVPFVEVSIGRTLTDDERERFRKVSPLIQERVKSLTEVAPMVAFVFTDRLEYDEKSWRKVLGHETAPAVLVAAIERLGRLAEWDHAAIESALRAMLEDLGIGARRGLQPVRVAVTGSSVSPPLFESLEILGKEVTLHRLRDVAARLES encoded by the coding sequence GTGAGCGTTCGTGTCCGCATCGCGCCCTCACCGACAGGGCCCCTCCACATCGGCAATCTCCGATCGGCGCTCTTCAACTGGCTGTTCGCACGGCATGAGGGTGGCGTGTTCATCGTGCGGATCGACGACACCGACTCGGTTCGCTCCCACCGCGAGTACGAGGACGATGCGCAAGAGAGCTTGAGGTGGCTTGGCCTGGACTGGGATGAAGGGGTCGGCGTCGGAGGCCCGCACGGCTCCTACCGGCAATCCGACCGACTCGACCGCTACAGGGAGGTCGCCGATGCGTTGTTGGATCAAGGGAAGGCGTATCGGTGTTTCTGCACTCCCGACGAGTTGACGAGGCGCAGAGAGTTGGCCAGGGCGCAAGGCGGGTTCTCGGGGTACGACGGCGTCTGCCGGCTGATCGACCCCGAGGAAGCCGCGCAGCGCAAGGACTCCGGAGAGGCGTCGGCATTGCGGCTGGCCGTCCCGCGCCCCGGTGAGACCCGGTTTCAGGATCTCGTGCGTGGCGAGATGCGATTCGACCATGCGGACGTGGACGATTTCATCCTGTTGCGATCCGACGGATCACCCACCTACCACCTGGCATCGACGGTCGACGACGTCGATTACGGGATCACCCATGTCGTGCGGGGTGAGGACCTGCTCTCTTCCACTCCGAAGCACATCCTCATCACGAAGGCGATGGGCGCACCTGTTGCGACATACGCCCACCTGCCGCTGCTGTTCGGTCCGGACGGGAAGAAACTCTCCAAGCGTCATGGTGACGTCTCCGTGCAGGCATACAGGGACCGGGGGATCCTTCCGGAAGCGATGTTCAACTACCTCGCGCTGCTCGGGTGGTCCTACGAACCGGACGTCACGGTGTTCACGAAGGAGCAGGCCGTCGAGCGATTCGACCTTGCCGACGTTTCCAAGAACCCGGCCGTCTTCGATCCGGCGAAGTTGGAGTGGATGAACGGCGTCTACATCCGAAACCTCGATGCCGACGGCTTCGTGTCGAGGGCGGTTCCTTTCGTGGAAGTTTCGATCGGGCGGACGCTCACCGATGACGAGCGTGAACGGTTCCGCAAGGTCTCGCCGCTGATTCAGGAGCGTGTGAAGAGCCTCACCGAAGTTGCACCGATGGTCGCTTTCGTCTTCACCGACCGACTGGAATATGACGAGAAGTCGTGGCGGAAAGTGCTCGGCCATGAGACGGCCCCGGCTGTGCTGGTGGCTGCGATCGAACGCCTCGGACGTCTCGCAGAGTGGGATCACGCAGCGATCGAGTCTGCGCTTCGCGCGATGCTGGAGGATCTGGGCATTGGCGCACGTCGAGGCCTTCAGCCGGTTCGTGTCGCCGTGACCGGATCGTCGGTGAGCCCTCCGCTGTTCGAATCGCTCGAGATCCTCGGCAAGGAAGTGACCCTTCACCGCCTCCGCGACGTCGCGGCACGACTGGAATCCTGA
- a CDS encoding branched-chain amino acid transaminase: MDTSRFVWMDGELVPWEKATVHVLAHALHYGTGVFEGIRAYETPDGTAVFRHREHMERLHSSARAYGLELEWTVDQLMEAARLVVRENELESAYIRPLVYLGTGSLGLNPTGVPTRTAIAAWRWGAYLGEEGLRRGIRVRVSSWRRLDHQAFVPNAKGTGGYMNSVLAKREAVRDGYDEAILLNMRGFVAEGSGENLFLVRRGEVKTPPVSAGILDGITRATVMQLLRDDGYDVAEMEVTRSDLYNADELFFTGTAAEVTPIRELDGRSVGAGERGPVSKRAQELFKGTVTGELDRYRHWLDFV; encoded by the coding sequence ATGGATACGTCACGGTTTGTCTGGATGGACGGCGAGCTTGTTCCATGGGAGAAGGCCACCGTCCATGTTCTCGCTCATGCACTGCACTACGGCACCGGGGTCTTCGAGGGCATCCGTGCCTACGAGACTCCCGATGGCACTGCCGTGTTCCGCCACAGGGAGCACATGGAGCGTCTCCACAGTTCGGCACGGGCCTACGGCCTCGAGTTGGAGTGGACGGTCGATCAGCTCATGGAAGCCGCACGGCTGGTGGTCAGAGAGAACGAGCTCGAATCCGCCTACATCCGTCCGCTGGTGTATCTCGGGACGGGGTCGCTCGGTCTCAACCCGACCGGAGTTCCGACCCGCACCGCGATCGCCGCATGGCGTTGGGGTGCGTACCTCGGAGAGGAGGGGCTCCGGCGCGGTATTCGAGTGCGGGTGTCGTCGTGGCGGCGGCTCGACCATCAGGCGTTCGTGCCAAACGCGAAGGGGACGGGCGGCTACATGAACAGTGTGCTCGCGAAACGCGAGGCCGTTCGAGACGGGTATGACGAAGCCATCCTGCTCAATATGCGCGGGTTCGTGGCGGAGGGCTCCGGAGAGAACCTCTTCCTGGTGCGCCGCGGGGAGGTGAAGACTCCGCCGGTCTCCGCCGGGATCCTCGATGGGATTACACGCGCAACGGTGATGCAGCTCCTGCGCGACGACGGGTACGACGTTGCAGAGATGGAGGTCACCAGAAGTGATCTCTACAACGCAGACGAGCTGTTCTTCACCGGAACGGCCGCGGAGGTGACGCCGATTCGTGAGCTCGATGGCCGGTCGGTGGGTGCCGGCGAGCGCGGTCCTGTCTCGAAGCGGGCACAGGAGTTGTTCAAAGGCACTGTCACCGGCGAACTCGACCGGTACCGCCACTGGCTGGATTTCGTGTAG
- a CDS encoding amino acid ABC transporter ATP-binding protein has protein sequence MRATPKLMLEKVRKSFGDLLVLDDIDLQVGEHEVFCLIGSSGSGKSTLLKCVNLLEAIDAGRILLDGKVTTERGVSPNDVRRHIGIVFQSFNLFPHMMVLDNITLGPRKALGVDDEEAEDAAMTLLERFGLADKASEYPDRLSGGQQQRVAIVRALAMQPDLMLFDEVTSALDPELVGEVLGVIRDLKASGMTMLIATHEMGFAREIADQVCFLDGGRILEQAPPEEIFTNPKATRTQQFLQRIIEAGRL, from the coding sequence ATGAGGGCGACACCGAAACTCATGCTCGAGAAGGTCCGTAAGTCGTTCGGAGATCTGCTCGTTCTCGACGACATAGATCTCCAGGTCGGTGAGCACGAGGTCTTCTGTCTGATCGGCTCGTCGGGTTCCGGCAAATCGACCCTGCTCAAGTGTGTGAATCTTCTCGAGGCGATCGACGCGGGCAGGATCCTGCTCGACGGCAAGGTGACGACAGAGAGGGGAGTGAGTCCGAACGATGTGCGACGGCACATCGGGATCGTGTTCCAGTCGTTCAATCTCTTCCCGCACATGATGGTGCTCGACAACATCACCCTCGGACCTCGCAAGGCTCTCGGTGTGGACGACGAGGAGGCGGAGGACGCGGCGATGACGCTGTTGGAGCGCTTCGGCCTCGCCGACAAGGCGTCGGAGTATCCGGATCGTCTCTCCGGCGGCCAGCAGCAGCGTGTCGCCATCGTTCGGGCGTTGGCGATGCAGCCGGATCTCATGCTCTTCGACGAGGTGACGTCGGCGCTCGACCCCGAGCTCGTCGGCGAGGTTCTCGGAGTGATCCGCGATCTGAAGGCTTCGGGCATGACGATGCTCATCGCGACGCACGAGATGGGTTTTGCCCGTGAGATCGCCGATCAGGTCTGCTTCCTCGACGGCGGTCGTATCCTCGAGCAGGCACCACCCGAGGAGATCTTCACCAATCCGAAAGCGACGAGGACCCAACAGTTCCTCCAGAGGATCATCGAGGCGGGACGGCTTTGA
- a CDS encoding phosphoglycerate dehydrogenase yields the protein MKIVVAEPIADAGLQLLAVNAEVDLATEADHEELIRRLREADALVVRSATRVDAGMIEAASKLRVIGRAGIGVDNIDLEAATRAGVLVVNAPQANTISAAEHTMALLLAQARNIAQADAALRSGSWDRKRFRGVEVHGKTLGIIGLGNIGTLVAKRAAAFGMRLIGYDPYVLPARASRVGVELSADLAGLCAEADFITVHLPRTRETEGLIGADLLALMRDGVRIVNTSRGGIIDEEALADAVRSGKVAGAALDVYASEPLRNSPLFELPQVVLTPHLGASTREAQDRAATDVAEAVVAALNGELVLSAVNVDLGQDISDEVRRFLAVAEHLGKVFVALAGGLPRVLTIRAEGRLGGYPIRPLRLGVLKGALAGSSDAPVSYVNAPAMAADRGVRVEEESSEEARGYQSVFRVSGMVAGRAISVAGTVGRGPLIAGILGFALELPLASHLLIIRNQDIPGMIGRVGTLLGELDINIADMVLGRSQDQPGIALMALSVDRSMSDTELDGLRAMRGVGEAVAVELDLH from the coding sequence GTGAAGATCGTCGTCGCAGAGCCCATAGCGGATGCAGGGTTGCAACTGTTGGCCGTCAACGCCGAGGTGGATCTGGCCACCGAGGCGGATCACGAGGAGCTCATACGGCGTCTCCGAGAGGCAGACGCGCTTGTTGTTCGCTCCGCCACCCGGGTCGATGCGGGAATGATCGAGGCAGCTTCCAAGCTGCGAGTCATCGGCCGTGCGGGGATCGGCGTGGACAATATCGATCTGGAGGCCGCGACCCGAGCAGGCGTTCTCGTCGTCAACGCCCCGCAGGCAAACACCATATCGGCCGCCGAGCACACCATGGCTCTCCTGCTGGCCCAGGCACGCAATATCGCCCAGGCAGATGCCGCGTTGCGGAGCGGATCATGGGACCGAAAGCGGTTCCGGGGCGTCGAAGTGCACGGCAAGACCCTCGGCATCATCGGGCTGGGCAACATCGGAACGCTGGTTGCCAAGAGGGCGGCGGCGTTCGGGATGCGGCTCATCGGGTATGACCCCTACGTTCTGCCCGCCAGGGCATCCCGCGTCGGGGTCGAGCTCTCCGCCGATTTGGCAGGGTTGTGCGCGGAAGCCGATTTCATCACGGTGCACCTTCCCCGGACGAGGGAGACGGAAGGACTGATCGGAGCCGACCTCTTGGCACTCATGCGGGACGGTGTGCGGATCGTCAACACATCTCGAGGCGGGATCATCGACGAGGAGGCACTGGCGGACGCAGTGAGATCGGGCAAGGTCGCCGGTGCCGCCCTCGACGTGTACGCGTCGGAGCCGCTGCGTAACAGTCCGTTGTTCGAGCTACCTCAGGTCGTACTCACGCCGCATCTTGGAGCTTCGACGCGCGAAGCCCAGGATCGTGCGGCCACCGACGTCGCCGAAGCAGTCGTGGCTGCGCTCAACGGTGAACTCGTGCTCTCGGCGGTCAACGTCGATCTCGGCCAGGACATCTCGGATGAAGTGCGGCGGTTCCTGGCAGTTGCCGAACATCTCGGCAAGGTGTTCGTGGCGCTCGCCGGTGGCCTTCCGCGCGTCCTCACGATACGAGCCGAAGGGCGACTCGGCGGATACCCGATTCGTCCCCTGCGCCTTGGAGTGCTCAAAGGGGCGCTCGCCGGGAGCAGCGATGCACCGGTCTCCTATGTCAACGCTCCCGCGATGGCGGCGGATCGAGGCGTCAGGGTGGAGGAGGAGTCTTCTGAAGAGGCTCGCGGGTATCAGTCGGTGTTTCGGGTTTCAGGGATGGTGGCCGGTCGCGCGATCTCCGTTGCCGGCACGGTCGGTCGGGGCCCGCTCATCGCCGGGATACTCGGGTTTGCGCTCGAGCTTCCGCTGGCAAGTCACCTGTTGATCATCCGTAACCAGGACATCCCGGGGATGATCGGCAGGGTCGGTACCCTCCTCGGAGAACTCGACATCAACATTGCGGATATGGTTTTGGGACGATCACAGGATCAGCCGGGGATCGCGTTGATGGCGCTGAGCGTCGACCGCAGCATGTCGGATACGGAACTGGACGGATTGCGGGCCATGCGCGGTGTCGGCGAGGCGGTCGCCGTCGAACTGGATCTGCACTGA
- a CDS encoding ABC transporter permease subunit (The N-terminal region of this protein, as described by TIGR01726, is a three transmembrane segment that identifies a subfamily of ABC transporter permease subunits, which specificities that include histidine, arginine, glutamine, glutamate, L-cystine (sic), the opines (in Agrobacterium) octopine and nopaline, etc.), translating into MRLFGPPRDVEPTSRGWSSRSLPQRWRDLRAQEGARAALIAMGSTVVFFTIVIWAVLSSPTWPKVQKQFFSGAHFAKVWPDVLAGFWLDVKMFLVAEALILIISLIIAVMRSLHGPVYFPLRILAVGYTDLIRGIPLLLLLLLLGFGVPALGLHGVPSSPVFWAVASLVISYSAYTAEVYRAGIDSVHPSQRAAARSLALSQGQSLRYVVLPQAVRNVIPPLLNGFVSLQKDVALVSILGAREAVREAQIYAALNFNNTGLVAAALLFLAVSVPLARFTDWYAERDRRRRSSGMLV; encoded by the coding sequence ATGAGACTGTTCGGACCACCGCGGGACGTCGAGCCGACGTCCCGCGGGTGGTCGAGTCGGAGCCTGCCTCAGCGGTGGCGTGATCTGCGTGCCCAGGAAGGGGCGCGGGCCGCGCTGATCGCCATGGGCAGCACCGTCGTGTTCTTCACGATCGTCATCTGGGCGGTGCTGAGCTCCCCGACGTGGCCGAAAGTGCAGAAACAGTTCTTCTCGGGCGCCCATTTCGCCAAGGTGTGGCCGGACGTGCTTGCCGGGTTCTGGCTCGACGTGAAGATGTTCCTCGTCGCCGAAGCCCTGATCCTGATCATCTCGCTCATCATCGCGGTGATGCGCAGTCTTCACGGTCCCGTGTACTTCCCGCTGCGAATCCTCGCCGTGGGATACACCGATCTGATTCGTGGTATCCCCCTGCTGCTCCTCCTCTTGCTGCTCGGTTTCGGGGTCCCCGCCCTCGGTCTTCACGGGGTGCCGTCCAGCCCGGTGTTCTGGGCCGTTGCGTCACTCGTCATCTCGTACAGCGCGTACACCGCGGAGGTGTACCGGGCGGGTATCGATTCGGTGCACCCGAGCCAGCGTGCGGCGGCGAGGTCTCTCGCGCTCAGCCAGGGTCAGTCGCTGCGCTATGTCGTGCTGCCCCAGGCGGTGCGGAACGTCATCCCACCGCTCCTCAACGGTTTCGTCAGTCTCCAGAAGGACGTTGCGCTGGTGAGCATCCTCGGGGCGCGGGAGGCGGTGCGCGAAGCGCAGATCTATGCGGCGCTGAATTTCAACAACACGGGGCTCGTCGCGGCGGCACTGCTGTTCCTCGCAGTGAGTGTCCCCCTTGCGCGATTCACCGACTGGTATGCGGAGCGTGACCGTCGGCGCCGGTCGAGTGGGATGCTCGTATGA
- a CDS encoding fumarylacetoacetate hydrolase family protein, producing MKVVRLQTGEGIAYGVPEQDGIRVYEGSPFVAWRQTDAIIPYKEAKLLAPVFPTKIVCVGKNYAAHAEEMGSGVPSEPIMFLKPATAVIGPGAPIMYPRISKNVHHEAELAVVIGSVAHHVKAEEAESVIFGYTAANDVTARDLQLRDGQWTRGKGFDTFCPLGPAIETELDPREGLAVSARVNGETRQSGSTADMVFGVDELIEFISEVMTLLPGDVILTGTPSGAGPMLPGDRVDIEIDRIGVLSNQVAAS from the coding sequence ATGAAGGTCGTGCGGCTCCAGACCGGCGAGGGGATTGCCTACGGCGTCCCCGAACAGGACGGCATTCGAGTCTACGAGGGCAGTCCGTTCGTGGCCTGGCGACAGACCGACGCCATCATCCCCTACAAAGAGGCGAAACTCCTGGCCCCGGTCTTTCCGACGAAGATCGTCTGTGTCGGCAAGAACTACGCTGCACACGCGGAGGAGATGGGTTCCGGTGTTCCCTCGGAGCCGATCATGTTTCTCAAGCCTGCCACGGCGGTGATCGGCCCCGGCGCCCCGATCATGTATCCGCGGATCTCGAAGAACGTGCACCACGAGGCAGAACTGGCGGTGGTGATCGGCAGTGTCGCGCATCATGTCAAGGCGGAAGAGGCCGAGTCGGTCATCTTCGGCTACACCGCGGCCAACGATGTCACGGCTCGCGACCTGCAACTCCGCGACGGGCAGTGGACGCGAGGCAAAGGGTTCGACACGTTTTGTCCACTCGGTCCGGCGATCGAGACCGAGCTGGATCCTCGAGAGGGTCTGGCCGTGTCGGCGCGGGTCAATGGAGAGACGAGGCAGTCCGGGTCGACCGCCGACATGGTGTTCGGTGTGGATGAACTGATCGAGTTCATCTCCGAGGTGATGACGCTGCTGCCGGGGGACGTCATCCTCACCGGCACACCGTCCGGAGCAGGGCCGATGCTTCCCGGTGACAGAGTCGATATCGAGATCGACCGCATCGGCGTTCTGTCCAATCAGGTGGCGGCCTCGTGA
- a CDS encoding ABC transporter permease: MTKYLVRRTLSGLVALVLFTAGMFLLVEALIPGDYATPSRLSLSGPELEVLRTQLGLDRPILIRYLFWLRNVVTHGLGSTTLGWVGPGELMRAIPATALVFMVGIGVAYLFGSWLGRIAGWRRGARGRTLTFLAVTTYTIFPPFLGFMLVYLLRSRLVDVRNGVLGSTVDWLGVDRAAVMGRMTVTIVIATLLVFTVGVVGARVLGRRRGLPLLGKLVLVVGVSVGWWAYRGMLGFAIDVLFLAAVPTIAFAVLSYGDFLLVMRTSIAAVRHEDYVMAATAKGLPDRVVRDHHAARNAVLPVLGRLVVSLPYLLSGLIIIEESVGWAGMGTLLFDAVSAQDMPVVMDILLLIGVLTLVVRLVFEIMQAVLDPRIWRAV, from the coding sequence GTGACCAAGTACCTGGTTCGGCGTACGCTCTCGGGGCTCGTCGCTCTGGTGCTGTTTACCGCCGGCATGTTCCTGCTCGTCGAGGCGCTCATTCCCGGCGACTACGCGACACCGTCCCGACTCTCCCTGTCCGGACCGGAACTCGAAGTGTTGCGCACCCAACTCGGCCTCGATCGCCCGATCCTGATTCGGTATCTGTTCTGGCTCCGCAACGTGGTCACGCACGGGCTCGGGTCGACCACGTTGGGCTGGGTGGGGCCGGGGGAATTGATGAGGGCCATTCCTGCGACCGCTCTCGTGTTCATGGTCGGAATCGGGGTTGCGTACCTGTTCGGTTCGTGGCTGGGACGCATAGCCGGCTGGCGGCGCGGGGCGAGGGGAAGGACCTTGACATTCCTCGCCGTCACCACGTACACGATCTTTCCCCCGTTCCTCGGATTCATGCTCGTCTACCTCCTCCGGAGCCGGCTCGTCGATGTGCGCAACGGTGTGTTGGGTTCCACCGTCGACTGGTTGGGAGTCGATCGCGCAGCCGTGATGGGGCGAATGACCGTCACGATCGTGATCGCCACGCTCCTCGTGTTCACCGTCGGGGTCGTCGGGGCTCGAGTCTTGGGGAGGCGGCGGGGCCTGCCCCTGCTCGGCAAGCTCGTCTTGGTCGTGGGGGTCTCCGTGGGGTGGTGGGCCTACCGGGGGATGCTGGGCTTCGCGATCGACGTGCTGTTCCTGGCGGCAGTTCCGACGATCGCCTTCGCGGTCCTCTCCTACGGTGATTTCCTGCTCGTGATGAGAACGTCCATCGCCGCCGTCAGGCACGAGGACTACGTGATGGCCGCTACGGCCAAAGGGCTTCCGGATCGAGTCGTGCGGGACCACCATGCCGCGCGAAATGCCGTGTTGCCGGTCCTCGGCAGACTCGTGGTCAGCCTGCCCTACCTGCTCAGCGGCCTGATCATCATCGAAGAGTCCGTCGGATGGGCCGGAATGGGCACGCTGCTCTTCGATGCGGTGTCGGCACAGGACATGCCGGTCGTCATGGACATCTTGCTGCTGATCGGCGTGCTCACACTCGTCGTGCGCCTTGTGTTCGAGATCATGCAGGCGGTGCTCGACCCGCGGATCTGGAGGGCCGTGTGA
- a CDS encoding amino acid ABC transporter substrate-binding protein — protein sequence MFVAVLAMVIAACSSGTTAGSGGTSCAKGDLRLVTPGVLTIGTDDPAFPPWFEENDPSNGKGFESAVAYAVAKELGFSPDEVTWVVVPFNNSYQPGEKNFDFDINQISITPERAQVVDFSDGYYNVNQALVAFDTSPAASAKTMADVKKLKLGAQIGTTSLQYIENEIKPDTEPFVYDTNNDAKLAMEAGQIDGIVVDLPTAFYISAVEIEGSSVVGQFPSVGDNPEQFGMLFQKDNPLRACVNDALQKLKDNGELAGIEKQWLSDATGAPVITP from the coding sequence ATTTTCGTGGCCGTGCTCGCCATGGTCATTGCAGCATGTTCGAGCGGTACGACCGCTGGTAGTGGAGGGACGTCGTGCGCGAAGGGCGACCTGCGGCTCGTCACCCCTGGTGTGTTGACGATAGGAACGGACGACCCGGCGTTCCCGCCGTGGTTCGAGGAGAACGACCCTTCGAATGGCAAGGGTTTCGAGAGTGCGGTTGCGTACGCGGTTGCCAAGGAACTGGGATTCTCGCCCGACGAGGTCACCTGGGTGGTGGTTCCGTTCAACAACTCGTACCAGCCGGGTGAGAAGAACTTCGACTTCGATATCAACCAGATCTCGATCACGCCGGAGCGGGCCCAGGTCGTCGACTTCAGCGACGGCTACTACAACGTCAATCAGGCGCTCGTGGCCTTCGACACCTCGCCTGCAGCGAGCGCGAAGACAATGGCCGATGTGAAGAAGTTGAAGCTCGGCGCCCAGATCGGTACGACGAGCCTTCAGTACATCGAGAACGAGATCAAGCCTGACACGGAGCCGTTCGTCTATGACACGAACAACGACGCGAAACTCGCGATGGAGGCCGGTCAGATCGATGGGATCGTCGTCGACCTGCCGACGGCGTTCTACATCAGCGCGGTCGAGATCGAGGGTTCCTCGGTCGTCGGTCAGTTCCCGTCGGTGGGGGACAATCCCGAGCAGTTCGGCATGCTGTTCCAGAAGGACAACCCGCTGCGAGCCTGTGTGAACGATGCCTTGCAGAAGCTCAAGGACAACGGGGAACTCGCAGGGATCGAGAAGCAGTGGCTTTCGGATGCCACCGGAGCGCCTGTGATCACTCCCTAG
- a CDS encoding DUF222 domain-containing protein, whose protein sequence is MFDTSIPQRLAEMEPGPALAAFLASIDVGKLSGHDRVVVLRAHQRMVSCYTAHVYEDMAAVVDHMHQLDDDRRLAEESAAAEIRAALRLTRRAADTELGWALDLKLRLPQVWGLLAAGHIDVRRAKAIIVATSHLSMETAREVVERVLDMAPQWTTGQLTARLRRLCIETDPQQAEVRYVEAVADRRVVVQPTESGTANLLGFDLPPHRVAAIARTINRLARSLRTTDEPRTMDQLRADVFMDLLAVTDGTGAVSRDRGVVDIHVDLETLTGLSEAPGELAGYGPVIADIARQVAERQEEAEWRFVVTDPDTGLPLHDGITRRRPSVEQRRFVETRDRTCVFPGCRMPATDCDLDHRDPYAQGGSTDPTNLAPLCRHDHGIRHQAGWTYQSLPDGGHEWTSRLGHRYTICGRSP, encoded by the coding sequence ATGTTCGATACCTCGATACCGCAGCGTTTGGCCGAGATGGAGCCGGGGCCGGCTCTGGCCGCGTTCCTGGCGTCGATCGATGTCGGGAAGTTGTCTGGTCATGACCGGGTTGTCGTGTTGCGAGCCCATCAGCGAATGGTGTCGTGCTACACGGCCCATGTGTATGAGGACATGGCCGCCGTGGTCGACCACATGCACCAACTCGATGACGATCGGCGACTGGCCGAGGAGTCGGCGGCTGCCGAGATCCGGGCGGCACTGCGCCTGACTCGTCGTGCCGCCGACACAGAGCTGGGCTGGGCGCTGGACCTCAAGCTGCGTCTCCCACAGGTCTGGGGGCTGTTGGCCGCCGGCCACATCGATGTACGTCGCGCCAAAGCCATCATCGTGGCCACTTCGCATCTTTCGATGGAGACTGCCCGGGAAGTCGTGGAGCGGGTGTTGGACATGGCCCCACAGTGGACAACCGGGCAGTTGACGGCTCGGTTACGGCGGCTGTGTATCGAAACCGATCCCCAACAGGCCGAAGTGCGTTATGTCGAAGCGGTGGCGGATCGCAGGGTGGTGGTGCAGCCGACCGAGTCCGGGACCGCCAATCTGCTGGGTTTCGACCTGCCGCCGCATCGGGTGGCTGCCATAGCCCGCACGATCAATAGGTTGGCTCGAAGCCTCAGAACCACCGACGAGCCTCGTACGATGGATCAACTCCGAGCCGACGTGTTCATGGACCTCCTCGCCGTCACCGACGGCACCGGCGCGGTGAGCAGGGATCGGGGGGTCGTCGACATCCATGTCGATCTCGAGACTTTGACGGGTCTGTCGGAAGCTCCCGGTGAGTTGGCCGGATACGGGCCCGTCATTGCCGACATCGCCCGTCAGGTGGCCGAACGGCAAGAAGAGGCCGAGTGGCGGTTCGTCGTCACCGATCCCGACACCGGGCTTCCCCTCCACGATGGGATCACCCGCCGGCGGCCCTCCGTCGAGCAACGACGTTTCGTGGAGACTCGTGATCGAACCTGTGTGTTCCCCGGTTGCCGCATGCCGGCCACCGACTGTGATCTCGACCACCGAGATCCCTACGCGCAGGGCGGGTCCACCGATCCCACGAACCTGGCGCCTCTGTGCCGACACGACCATGGCATTCGCCATCAGGCAGGATGGACATACCAGTCCCTTCCCGACGGCGGCCATGAATGGACCAGCAGGCTTGGCCACCGCTACACGATCTGTGGTCGATCGCCCTGA
- a CDS encoding universal stress protein, translating into MKTWAPKIIVAATDGSEGSVRASQVAANIARAWGSKLLLVTVVRPPEGWWGIGGAPPTATALTKALDEAQQEALDSTLDALDLDDVDYETVEELGDPAATIVSFCEQNNADLLVIGRRGAGLIERFILGSVADRLVHYAPCPVMVVPL; encoded by the coding sequence ATGAAGACATGGGCTCCCAAGATCATCGTTGCGGCAACCGACGGCTCCGAAGGCAGTGTTCGAGCTTCACAGGTGGCAGCCAACATCGCCCGGGCATGGGGTTCCAAGCTCCTGCTCGTCACCGTGGTACGCCCTCCTGAGGGGTGGTGGGGCATCGGCGGCGCCCCTCCGACCGCCACCGCTCTCACCAAGGCGCTGGACGAGGCGCAACAGGAAGCACTCGACTCGACGCTCGACGCTCTCGACCTCGACGACGTCGACTATGAGACGGTCGAGGAGCTGGGCGATCCGGCTGCGACGATCGTCAGTTTCTGCGAGCAGAACAACGCCGATCTACTCGTCATCGGCCGTCGCGGTGCCGGGTTGATCGAACGCTTCATCCTGGGATCGGTTGCCGACCGTCTCGTCCACTATGCGCCGTGCCCGGTCATGGTCGTGCCGTTGTAG